The nucleotide sequence AAACCGCCCGCGCTTTAGGAATTAGTTTAGGCGATTGACAAATTGTCTCGGAAATTAGAAATCATTTAGCCATGAACTACTGGCTCATTAAAAGCGAACCCGAAAGCTATTCCATCGACGATTTAAAACGCGACAAAAAAACCGAATGGACCGGAGTACGTAATTATCAGGCTCGTAATTTTATGCGGGATGAGATGAAAAAAGGCGATCTCGCCCTCTTCTATCATTCCAATGCCGAACCTCCCGGTGTTGCCGGCATTGCCCGTGTGTGCAAAGAAACTCACCCCGATAAAACAGCCTTTGATGAAAGAAGCAAATATTTTGATGATTCATCCAGCCCCGATAATCCCCGCTGGTTTTTAGTGGATTTTGAGTTTGTTAAAAAATTTGATTCCCTTATTCCTCTGGAAGAACTTAAAATGCATCCATCCCTAAGCGGCATGCTGCTCTTAAAGCGCGGGCAAAGGCTCTCCGTTCAGCCGGTAGACAAGAAACACTTTGAAATCATTGAGAAATTAGCCGCCAAATAACAGGCAACTTTGGAGTTTATTTGCCGATAATAATGATATGGGCCTTTCTTGTTATACATTTAATATTCAAAAAGAAATCACCTTGGAAGACTTTGTGAAACAGGTGAATTGTGGATGCACACTTAATCCAGTCAAAGAATGGCAAGATAAAATTAACACGGCCGATTTAGCTAACGATGGCAAACTGGGTGATATTATTTATTTAAAAGGCAATCAATGGTACTTAAAAGCGGGGGCTCGATTTAGCGCACAAGCTAACCCCGAATACATAAAACCCGACTTGCTCTCGTTATCGGCCAGCACTTTTGCCGGCATGCTGCCTGTTACAGTTGTGGCAAGCTGCTCCCCTAACGCAAACTTTCCTGTTATAGCCACCCGTTAAAAATCACACAAAATTCTTATTCTTAATTTTATCGAGGATGATTTTTTCCGGCATGAGTGGATCACGCGGATTAACCGAGAAGAACGATTGTTGTTCGCAACGTCTTTTGTTTTTAAGAAGCCAT is from bacterium and encodes:
- a CDS encoding EVE domain-containing protein, yielding MNYWLIKSEPESYSIDDLKRDKKTEWTGVRNYQARNFMRDEMKKGDLALFYHSNAEPPGVAGIARVCKETHPDKTAFDERSKYFDDSSSPDNPRWFLVDFEFVKKFDSLIPLEELKMHPSLSGMLLLKRGQRLSVQPVDKKHFEIIEKLAAK